The following are encoded together in the Salvia hispanica cultivar TCC Black 2014 chromosome 6, UniMelb_Shisp_WGS_1.0, whole genome shotgun sequence genome:
- the LOC125195021 gene encoding uncharacterized protein LOC125195021, whose translation MRMCIDYRELNKLTLKNKYPLPRIDDLFDQLRGAGVFSKMDLRSGYHQLRVRREDIPKTAFRTRYGHYEFVVMPFGLTNAPAVFMDLMNRIFHPYLDKFVLVFIDDVLVYSKNEKEHEEHLRITLETLRTEKLYAKFSKCEFWLKEVNFLGHIVSAEGIRVDPAKVEAVQQWKSPSTPNEIRSFLGLAGYYRRFIEGFSKIARPMTQQLKKGVKVNWTPECEASFQLLKEKLTTAPVLAVPEGKANVVADALSRRDHSQIATFLTEEETVILDRGGSWESVLPLIEFAYNNSFQATINMAPYEALYGRKCRSPLYWDEVGERRVLGPDAVEEMVEVVRQIRVRIKEAQDRQKSYADVRRTDLQFQAGDKVFLKVSPSKGITRFGVKGKLKPRFIGPYEILEGIGPVAYRLALPPSLGNVHNVFHVSQLRKYVFDPKHVIHYEEVALNSDLSYEERPQMILDRKVQNLRNKSIASVKVLWRNHEYEEATWELEDKMMELYPE comes from the exons atgaggatgtgcatcgattATAGGGAGCTAAACAAGTTGACTCTTAAGAACAAGTATCCACTGCCAAGGATAGATGACTTGTTTGATCAACTTCGAGGAGCAGGAGTCTTTTCAAAAATGGACTTGAGGTCCGGATATCACCAACTACGAGTTCGAAGGGAGGATATACCGAAGACTGCATTTCGTACAAGATATGGCCACTACGAGTTCGTTGTGATGCCGTTTGGATTGACGAATGCCCCAGCGGTGTTCATGGATTTGATGAATCGAATATTCCATCCGTACTTGGATAAATTCGTTTTAGTCTTTATAGATGACGTGCTAGTCTACTCAAAGAACGAGAAGGAGCATGAAGAGCACCTACGAATCACGTTGGAGACGTTGAGGACCGAGAAGTtgtacgccaaattcagcaagtgtgaattcTGGCTAAAGGAAGTGAATTTTCTAGGACACATTGTGTCGGCAGAAGGAATCCGAGTGGACCCCGCCAAGGTTGAGGCGGTACAACAATGGAAGTCGCCTTCAACACCAAACGAAATTCGGAGTTTCCTAGGAttggcaggatactaccgaagATTCATAGAAGGATTCTCTAAGATAGCGAGACCAATGACGCAACAACTTAAGAAGGGAGTCAAGGTGAATTGGACCCCAGAGTGTGAAGCGAGTTTTCAACTCTTGAAGGAAAAGTTGACAACCGCGCCAGTGTTAGCTGTGCCCGAG GGCAAAGCCAATGTAGTGGCAGATGCTTTGAGCCGTAGAGATCATTCGCAAATAGCTACCTTTCTAACGGAAGAGGAGA CCGTGATTCTTGACCGCGGTGGAAGTTGGGAATCCGTACTACCGCTAATTGAATTTGCTTACAATAACAGCTTCCAAGCAACAATCAACATGGCGCCATATGAAGCCTTATACGGAAGAAAATGTAGATCGCCGCTctactgggatgaagttggAGAGCGACGGGTGCTAGGACCCGATGCAGTCGAAGAGATGGTTGAAGTCGTTCGACAAATTCGTGTGAGAATAAAGGAAGCCCAGGACAGACAAAAGTCATACGCTGACGTCCGACGAACCGACTTACAATTTCAAGCCGGTGATAAAGTTTTTCTTAAAGTGtccccgtcgaaagggataacACGTTTTGGTGTTAAAGGAAAATTGAAACCACGTTTTATCGGGCCTTACGAAATTCTAGAGGGAATAGGACCCGTAGCCTATCGATTGGCGCTACCGCCAAGTCTTGGAAACGTGCACAACGTCTTTCACGTATCGCAGTTGCGAAAATATGTGTTCGATCCGAAGCACGTGATTCACTACGAAGAAGTCGCGTTGAATTCCGACTTGAGCTACGAAGAGAGACCCCAAATGATCTTGGACCGAAAGGTTcagaatttgagaaataaatccaTTGCTAGCGTGAAAGTACTATGGAGGAACCACGAATATGAagaagccacgtgggagcttgaagacaagatgatggaactgtacccggaa